The following proteins are co-located in the Acipenser ruthenus chromosome 35, fAciRut3.2 maternal haplotype, whole genome shotgun sequence genome:
- the LOC131705259 gene encoding P2X purinoceptor 7-like, whose protein sequence is MRNASKPAVLESAENFTVFIKNKIGFINFNYTKRNILPDMNETYLKQCMFNRKTDPYCPIFRLGNIVQEAGENFTEMAVKGGVIAIQINWECDLDWLLHKCVPEYSFRRLDEKNDKKTLFPGFSFRFARYYKQNGVEERTLFKVYGVRFDVMVTGKAGKFNLIKLITYIGSTLSYFGVTIIVVDFLLANYVHPSCCKKEVKSYYTGKKYETVEYQLEMRDVSNREGQDCESSP, encoded by the exons GCCTGCTGTTTTGGAATCAGCAGAAAACTTCACcgtctttattaaaaacaaaattggatTCATTAACTTCAATTACACAAA gaGAAACATCTTGCCGGATATGAACGAAACCTATCTAAAACAGTGTATGTTTAACCGAAAGACGGACCCATACTGCCCGATATTCCGCCTGGGAAATATTGTCCAAGAAGCCGGGGAGAATTTCACAGAAATGGCTGTTAAG GGAGGAGTGATAGCAATACAGATTAACTGGGAATGTGACCTGGATTGGCTGCTTCACAAGTGTGTCCCGGAGTACAGCTTTCGAAGACTGGACGAGAAAAACGACAAGAAGACCCTATTCCCTGGCTTCAGCTTCAG GTTTGCAAGATACTATAAACAGAACGGAGTGGAAGAGCGCACATTGTTCAAGGTGTATGGAGTCCGGTTTGATGTCATGGTGACTGGAAAG gctgGAAAATTCAATCTAATTAAGCTGATTACATACATTGGATCCACACTCTCCTACTTCGGTGTG ACAATAATCGTGGTTGACTTCCTCCTTGCAAACTACGTTCATCCCAGTTGCTGCAAAAAAGAGGTCAAAAGTTACTATACTGGGAAGAAATATGAAACTGTGGAATATCAGTTAGAG atGAGAGACGTCAGCAACAGAGAAGGTCAGGATTGTGAATCCAGCCCTTAG